A single genomic interval of Asterias amurensis chromosome 1, ASM3211899v1 harbors:
- the LOC139945021 gene encoding fibrinogen-like protein A, whose product MEEHNNASAFICVLISTVILLMVNLTQAASKEQTQVHISDLKFYSTDNRALKNGAYSVQDGVQSHVQCVRNCHIDAKCISVNYIETKLICELNKASRAEYPDELLKDCESMYFDAEESTRRLPALQQCSCLDLLKDGQTESGEYYISPPSISKGLKVYCDMETDNGGWIVIQRRIDGEVAFNRNWLDYQDGFGQASREFWLGNENLRKLTESSGKWQLRVELLDWDGSTRWSGYNQFSVSRDKYRLTCTEYDERSTAGDSMRLHNGMLFSTKDQDNDVNDNAHCAVVRPGGWWYYRCVQANPNGQYFDYEDRNIPTTSGSGWGII is encoded by the coding sequence ATGGAAGAACACAACAACGCCAGTGCATTTATATGCGTACTTATTTCAACTGTTATACTCCTTATGGTAAATCTGACTCAGGCTGCCTCTAAGGAACAGACACAAGTGCACATCTCGGACTTGAAGTTTTACAGCACGGACAACAGAGCTTTGAAAAATGGCGCTTACAGTGTGCAAGACGGGGTTCAATCCCACGTGCAGTGTGTCCGAAACTGCCACATTGATGCCAAATGCATTTCAGTCAATTACATCGAGACAAAACTAATCTGTGAATTAAACAAGGCATCGAGGGCAGAGTACCCAGATGAGCTTTTGAAGGATTGTGAAAGCATGTATTTTGACGCAGAGGAGAGTACTCGTCGCTTACCTGCACTTCAGCAATGCAGTTGTCTTGACTTACTCAAAGATGGCCAGACTGAGAGTGGCGAGTACTACATTTCACCTCCCAGCATCAGCAAAGGGTTGAAGGTCTACTGCGATATGGAAACAGACAACGGGGGATGGATTGTAATCCAGCGACGTATAGATGGCGAAGTGGCATTCAATCGAAATTGGCTGGATTACCAAGACGGCTTCGGGCAAGCATCTAGAGAATTCTGGCTCGGGAATGAAAACCTGCGCAAACTGACCGAGTCGTCTGGAAAGTGGCAGCTGCGGGTTGAATTGCTTGACTGGGATGGTTCAACTAGATGGTCCGGTTACAACCAGTTCTCTGTAAGCAGGGACAAATATCGTCTGACATGCACCGAGTATGATGAGAGAAGCACTGCAGGTGACTCGATGAGGTTGCATAACGGAATGCTATTCTCAACCAAAGACCAAGACAATGATGTCAACGACAACGCCCACTGTGCAGTCGTCAGACCTGGAGGATGGTGGTATTACAGATGTGTGCAGGCAAACCCCAATGGTCAGTACTTTGACTATGAAGATAGGAACATCCCAACCACTAGTGGATCAGGTTGGGGGATCATTTGA
- the LOC139939821 gene encoding mediator of RNA polymerase II transcription subunit 29-like: MASQGPSPISQPPNQAPTATPGAVRGASSPAPGTATGGQQPQQTTQTAHPTQPAQSQQQQQPEFDPISKVKVLVPHLKESLSNLMKVSAHGFQCSALIDNASQKAGDVTVQRFDKNLEEFYSICDQVELYLRLGLDGSAQYVDSVRHTPLPLSTAKSEAPTNSTDSQTYNQYVSTVKSQISYAREIHDALLECSNKLGEGKPSS; the protein is encoded by the exons ATGGCTTCCCAGGGCCCCTCACCGATATCACAGCCACCAAACCAGGCACCGACCGCCACACCAGGAGCTGTCCGCGGGGCTTCGTCACCAGCTCCCGGTACTGCTACTGGCGGCCAACAACCCCAGCAAACGACACAGACTGCCCATCCAACTCAACCTGCACAATctcaacagcaacaacagcctGAATTTGACCCCATTTCAAAAGTGAAAGTATTGGTTCCTCATTTAAAAGAATCTCTATCG AATTTGATGAAAGTATCTGCCCATGGATTCCAATGCTCGGCTTTGATCGACAATGCATCACA GAAAGCAGGAGATGTCACAGTGCAAAGATTCGACAAAAACTTGGAGGAGTTTTACTCTATCTGTGATCAAGTTGAACTCTATTTG AGGTTAGGGTTAGACGGCTCAGCACAGTACGTAGACAGCGTTCGTCACACTCCTCTACCGCTATCCACCGCCAAATCAGAGGCGCCAACAAACAGCACCGACAGCCAGACTTATAATCAGTATGTCTCAACTGTTAAGTCGCAGATTAGTTATGCAAGAGAGATCCACGATGCTCTGCTGGAATGCTCCAATAAGCTGGGAGAAGGAAAACCATCCAGCTGA